In a single window of the Abyssibacter profundi genome:
- a CDS encoding PstS family phosphate ABC transporter substrate-binding protein, whose translation MKFRHCLVAFSAAVALPLSVQAAGVDEDLPTYQKAQGVAGNLSSVGSDTLANLMTLWTEEFKRLYPNVNIQVQAAGSSTAPPALTEGTANLGPMSRRMKDGEIEAFERKFGYKPTPVGVAIDALALFVNKDNPIEGMSLPQVDAVFSSTLKCGADTAVDRWGQLGLTGAWTDRPIQLYGRNSVSGTYGYFKKVALCKGDYRNNVNEQPGSASVVQSVATGLNAIGYSGTGYVTSGVRALPLSKKAGGKLYAPTPDNAIAGKYPLARVLYVYVNKHPNKPMSPLEVEFLSMVLSKVGQEVVLKDGYIPLPAAQAAKELAKVK comes from the coding sequence ATGAAATTCAGACATTGCCTGGTCGCCTTCAGCGCGGCCGTCGCGCTGCCACTGTCGGTTCAAGCCGCCGGCGTAGATGAAGATCTTCCGACCTATCAGAAAGCCCAGGGTGTCGCTGGCAACCTGTCCAGCGTGGGCTCGGATACGCTCGCTAACCTGATGACGCTGTGGACCGAGGAGTTCAAGCGGCTGTACCCGAACGTCAATATCCAGGTCCAGGCCGCGGGCTCATCAACCGCACCGCCGGCCCTGACCGAGGGGACGGCCAACCTGGGTCCGATGAGTCGTCGTATGAAAGACGGCGAGATCGAGGCGTTTGAGCGCAAGTTCGGCTACAAGCCGACGCCGGTGGGTGTGGCTATCGATGCCCTGGCCCTGTTCGTCAACAAGGACAACCCGATCGAAGGCATGTCACTGCCGCAGGTCGACGCCGTGTTCTCCTCCACGCTCAAGTGCGGGGCCGATACCGCTGTGGATCGCTGGGGACAGCTTGGGTTGACAGGCGCTTGGACGGACCGCCCGATCCAGCTCTACGGCCGTAATTCCGTGTCCGGAACGTATGGTTATTTCAAGAAGGTCGCGCTTTGCAAAGGCGACTATCGCAATAACGTGAACGAGCAGCCGGGCTCGGCCTCCGTCGTGCAGTCCGTCGCCACCGGCCTGAACGCCATCGGGTACTCGGGTACGGGCTACGTGACCTCCGGCGTGCGCGCGCTGCCCCTGTCGAAGAAAGCGGGCGGCAAGCTCTATGCGCCGACCCCGGACAACGCCATTGCCGGCAAGTATCCGCTTGCCCGCGTGCTCTACGTCTACGTCAACAAGCACCCCAACAAGCCGATGTCGCCGTTGGAGGTGGAGTTTCTGAGCATGGTGCTCTCGAAGGTTGGGCAGGAAGTTGTGCTCAAGGACGGGTATATTCCGCTGCCTGCGGCCCAGGCTGCGAAGGAACTGGCCAAGGTCAAATAG
- a CDS encoding OprO/OprP family phosphate-selective porin: MIKIIKGMALAACATGLIAQPALADTVSTKGGIKVKSDDGSFVGEFGGRLMLDAAVFDNDTADNASGTEFRRLRLHSKGKIHGLGYKIEVDFADGDTVTKDAYLQMAVAGGKLTIGQFKQYFTMENLTSSRYTTFMERSYLTSFSPSYQVGVGYWGHYNALGFGISAFNAYQDEDADGGSGTTEGVGGSARVIFSPSLSEDVTLHVGGSALVTGGIEGRNRVRVRAAGHLSDASRPDIVNINTGERSESTIFALEFASIAGPLSVQAEYLGGTFETETVEQDVAAFYATTSYFLTGESRPFNAKTGKFGRVKPRKPHGAYEIAARYDYVENDSNDFEVESVTLGLNWYMNPQVRFMLNYIAADVAEGSDEPNAVTARMQFDF, from the coding sequence GTGATTAAGATCATCAAGGGAATGGCGCTGGCGGCCTGTGCCACCGGTTTGATTGCGCAGCCCGCGCTGGCGGATACGGTCTCGACCAAGGGCGGTATCAAGGTCAAGTCAGACGATGGCAGCTTTGTTGGGGAGTTTGGTGGCCGGCTGATGCTGGATGCCGCTGTCTTCGACAACGATACCGCCGATAACGCGAGTGGCACCGAGTTCCGTCGCCTCCGGCTGCACTCAAAGGGCAAGATTCACGGGCTCGGCTACAAGATCGAAGTTGATTTTGCGGATGGTGATACCGTGACCAAGGACGCCTACCTGCAGATGGCAGTCGCAGGCGGTAAGCTCACCATCGGTCAGTTCAAGCAGTATTTCACGATGGAGAACCTGACCAGCTCCCGCTATACGACGTTTATGGAGCGCTCTTATCTGACCAGCTTCTCACCGTCGTATCAGGTGGGTGTTGGCTACTGGGGTCATTACAACGCACTGGGCTTTGGCATCTCTGCATTCAATGCCTATCAGGATGAAGATGCAGATGGTGGCAGCGGCACCACGGAAGGCGTCGGCGGATCGGCCCGCGTGATTTTCTCGCCTTCACTGAGCGAGGACGTCACCTTGCACGTGGGCGGTTCGGCGCTCGTCACCGGCGGCATCGAAGGTCGTAACCGCGTTCGTGTACGGGCGGCCGGCCATCTCTCTGATGCGTCCCGTCCGGATATCGTCAACATCAACACCGGAGAGCGGTCCGAGTCGACGATTTTTGCGCTTGAGTTCGCGAGTATCGCGGGTCCGCTGTCGGTGCAGGCCGAATACCTGGGCGGCACTTTCGAAACCGAAACGGTCGAGCAGGATGTCGCAGCGTTTTACGCCACCACCAGCTACTTCCTGACAGGAGAGTCGCGTCCATTCAACGCCAAGACCGGTAAGTTTGGTCGCGTAAAACCGCGCAAGCCTCATGGTGCGTATGAGATCGCTGCCCGGTACGACTACGTGGAAAACGACAGCAATGACTTCGAAGTGGAGTCGGTCACGCTGGGCCTGAATTGGTACATGAACCCGCAGGTTCGCTTCATGCTGAACTACATCGCGGCCGATGTGGCAGAAGGCAGTGACGAGCCGAATGCGGTTACCGCACGGATGCAATTCGACTTCTAG
- a CDS encoding ABC transporter permease subunit, whose amino-acid sequence MEQTSRGKHPGLDKDDRAGSDRLIQWRYFKDRMATVAVGIGGIGVLVAILLIFFYLAWVVLPLFAPASMDKVAEYADPIGEPALLLSVEEQAEVATHVGTDGRVRYFDVLTGELRGESRIPIPEGASIASFDQIDSNRGVFGLLLDNGGLVVVKEVHQIRFDDQGRRVVSSLDFPYGEEPIETGLGEVRSLDVRVSPESLLIAAAMPDGRIELVRYVQEVGLFGGSGELTADEQATLRLDLPPDQRIERLLLDPAENWLHVLTDAGEVVTTNIRRLDRPERLGPVTVAGDGAHVVDARYLNGGISLLVTTSDGRITQLFPVRDEGAGWRLQKVREFEAPGEAMVSALDIEQRRRGFVAADAEGRVAIYYATSHRQLLNEAVMDGPIADIALAPRADRLLVTSRDGQVSVYDVHNEHPEVSLSSLWGKVWYESYPEPDYVWQSSSATSDFEPKFSLMPLSFGTLKAAFYAMLFAMPLAICGAIYTAYFMSPELRQIVKPTIEIMEALPTVILGFLAGLWLAPVLELNMPGAFLLILMLPLAIPLSGFLWTRFPASIRHRVPDGWVPALLIPVVVFIGWLAFALSRPVEAALFGGSMPLWLNNEMGITYDQRNALVVGLAMGFAVIPTIFSIAEDAVFSVPKQLSQGSLALGATPWQTLVRVVLPTASPGMFSAVMIGMGRAVGETMIVLMATGNTPIMDMSIFQGMRTLSANIAVEMPESEVGSTHFRLLFLSGLVLFLFTFFFNTLAEVVRQRLRRKYSTL is encoded by the coding sequence ATGGAACAGACATCCCGAGGCAAGCATCCAGGGCTGGACAAGGACGATCGCGCCGGTAGCGACCGCCTGATCCAGTGGCGCTACTTCAAGGACCGCATGGCCACGGTGGCCGTCGGGATCGGCGGAATCGGCGTGTTGGTCGCCATCTTGCTGATCTTCTTCTATCTCGCCTGGGTGGTCTTGCCACTGTTCGCGCCCGCGTCCATGGACAAGGTCGCCGAATATGCTGATCCGATCGGCGAGCCTGCCTTGCTGTTATCCGTCGAGGAGCAGGCCGAGGTGGCCACGCATGTTGGCACCGATGGCCGGGTCCGTTATTTCGACGTGCTCACCGGCGAGCTGCGCGGAGAGTCACGCATCCCGATTCCCGAAGGCGCGTCAATCGCATCCTTCGACCAGATTGACTCGAACCGCGGCGTGTTCGGCTTGCTGCTGGATAATGGCGGCCTGGTGGTCGTCAAAGAAGTCCATCAGATTCGATTTGATGACCAGGGGCGCCGAGTCGTCTCCAGCCTTGATTTTCCCTACGGTGAGGAGCCGATCGAGACGGGCCTGGGTGAGGTGCGGTCGCTAGATGTCCGCGTCAGTCCCGAGTCGCTGCTCATCGCCGCGGCCATGCCGGATGGTCGCATCGAACTCGTCCGCTATGTCCAGGAAGTGGGGCTGTTTGGTGGCAGCGGTGAGTTGACTGCAGATGAGCAGGCGACGCTGCGCCTGGATTTGCCGCCTGATCAGCGCATCGAGCGACTGCTGCTAGATCCCGCCGAGAACTGGCTACACGTCCTCACCGATGCGGGCGAGGTGGTCACCACGAACATCCGTCGCCTGGATCGTCCGGAACGTCTCGGACCCGTGACGGTGGCGGGCGACGGTGCTCACGTCGTCGATGCGCGGTACCTCAACGGAGGCATCTCGCTGCTGGTGACGACGTCCGACGGTCGCATTACGCAGCTCTTCCCCGTGCGCGACGAAGGCGCGGGCTGGCGCTTGCAGAAAGTGCGCGAGTTCGAGGCACCGGGCGAGGCCATGGTGTCGGCGCTGGATATTGAGCAACGGCGCCGAGGCTTTGTCGCGGCAGACGCCGAGGGTCGAGTGGCGATCTATTACGCGACCTCACACCGGCAATTGCTCAATGAGGCCGTGATGGACGGCCCCATCGCCGACATTGCACTGGCCCCGAGAGCCGATCGTCTGCTCGTGACGAGCCGGGACGGGCAGGTGTCGGTGTACGACGTCCACAACGAACACCCGGAAGTGTCCTTGAGTTCGCTGTGGGGCAAGGTCTGGTACGAGAGCTACCCCGAGCCCGATTACGTCTGGCAGTCCTCGTCGGCCACCAGCGATTTTGAACCCAAGTTCAGTTTGATGCCGCTGTCGTTTGGAACGCTTAAAGCCGCGTTCTACGCCATGCTGTTCGCCATGCCGCTGGCAATATGTGGCGCGATCTACACGGCGTATTTCATGTCGCCCGAGTTGCGTCAAATCGTTAAGCCCACCATCGAGATCATGGAGGCCTTGCCCACGGTGATTCTGGGCTTTCTCGCGGGGTTGTGGCTGGCGCCGGTGCTTGAACTGAATATGCCCGGGGCTTTTCTGCTGATTTTGATGTTGCCGCTGGCGATTCCGCTGTCGGGCTTCCTGTGGACACGGTTTCCGGCATCGATTCGGCATCGTGTCCCCGACGGCTGGGTGCCCGCGCTGCTGATTCCTGTGGTCGTGTTCATCGGCTGGCTGGCCTTCGCGCTATCGCGCCCGGTCGAGGCGGCGTTGTTTGGTGGCAGCATGCCGTTGTGGCTGAATAACGAGATGGGTATTACCTACGACCAGCGCAATGCCTTGGTCGTGGGCTTGGCGATGGGCTTCGCCGTCATCCCGACGATTTTCTCCATTGCTGAGGACGCGGTGTTCTCGGTTCCCAAGCAGCTGTCGCAGGGCTCGCTGGCGTTGGGGGCCACACCCTGGCAGACCCTGGTCCGGGTGGTGTTGCCAACCGCGAGCCCCGGCATGTTTTCTGCGGTCATGATTGGTATGGGCCGCGCCGTGGGCGAGACGATGATCGTGCTGATGGCCACCGGCAATACGCCGATTATGGACATGAGCATCTTCCAGGGCATGCGGACGCTGTCGGCGAATATCGCCGTCGAGATGCCGGAGTCCGAGGTGGGCAGTACGCACTTCCGACTGTTGTTCCTGTCGGGCTTGGTGCTGTTCCTGTTCACATTCTTCTTCAACACGCTGGCGGAAGTCGTTCGTCAGCGGCTCCGCCGTAAGTACAGCACGCTATGA
- the pstA gene encoding phosphate ABC transporter permease PstA, with protein sequence MSQQKSITRTRAGSFSEWYASGQPWVWFTGGAVALSGLMVVGLLALIAIRGLGHFWPAPIIEAVYVEPGEAPRPLIAQLGYSETVSTARLQSAGIPVDGDQEFYERRLVKVANRDVYGADFRYLLDDWIQQRTTPETLSVFERLEWGDLYGYLISVSEHGEPIAGEGDDLWSVFKTRHARARDLYHQIEHIQEGAIGSVNYELEQLRLRERRLELENRVTDEALARIQQERDTLNAEYRALQQELDALNAAIERDSITVRVQNEQTVTVSLAEVVRGYRPNAMSLLGKLRFYFAKIWEFVSDDPREANTEGGVFPAIFGTVLMVMLMSVFVTPFGVVAALYLREYAKQGVVTRVIRIAVNNLAGVPSIVYGVFGLGFFVYALGGSIDQLFFPAALPSPTFGTGGIFWASLTLALLTLPVVIVSTEEGLARIPRSLREASLALGATKAETLWKIVLPMSSPAMMTGLILAIARAAGEVAPLMLVGVVKLAPSLPLDGNFPYLHLDRKFMHLGFHIYDVGFQSPNVEAARPLVYATALLLVLVIVILNLAAVRIRNRLRERYRALEH encoded by the coding sequence ATGAGCCAGCAGAAGTCGATTACCCGCACGCGCGCCGGCAGCTTTTCCGAGTGGTATGCCTCCGGGCAGCCCTGGGTCTGGTTTACCGGTGGTGCAGTGGCCTTGTCCGGACTCATGGTGGTGGGGCTGCTGGCGCTCATCGCCATTCGCGGTCTCGGTCACTTCTGGCCCGCTCCGATCATCGAGGCGGTGTATGTCGAACCGGGAGAGGCGCCGAGACCACTGATCGCACAGCTGGGCTACAGCGAAACGGTGAGCACGGCGCGGTTGCAATCTGCCGGGATACCGGTGGACGGCGATCAGGAGTTCTACGAACGGCGGCTGGTCAAGGTCGCCAATCGTGATGTTTACGGCGCAGATTTCCGCTATTTACTGGACGACTGGATTCAGCAGCGGACGACTCCTGAAACGCTGAGCGTGTTCGAACGGCTGGAGTGGGGTGATCTTTACGGCTATCTGATTTCGGTCAGCGAGCATGGCGAGCCGATTGCTGGCGAGGGGGATGACCTCTGGTCCGTGTTCAAGACGCGGCATGCGCGTGCGCGCGACCTGTACCACCAGATCGAACACATCCAGGAAGGCGCCATCGGCTCGGTCAACTACGAGTTAGAGCAGCTGCGTCTACGCGAGCGACGACTCGAACTGGAAAACAGGGTAACGGATGAGGCCCTGGCGCGTATTCAGCAGGAGCGGGACACACTCAACGCCGAATACCGGGCGTTGCAGCAGGAGCTGGATGCCCTGAACGCGGCGATCGAGCGTGACAGCATTACCGTGCGGGTGCAGAACGAACAAACCGTCACCGTGTCACTGGCCGAAGTCGTACGGGGTTATCGGCCCAATGCGATGAGCCTGCTGGGCAAGCTCCGGTTCTACTTCGCCAAGATCTGGGAGTTCGTCAGCGACGATCCACGAGAAGCCAATACCGAGGGCGGTGTGTTTCCGGCCATTTTCGGGACGGTGCTGATGGTGATGCTGATGTCCGTTTTCGTGACACCCTTCGGCGTGGTCGCCGCGCTGTATCTGCGCGAATACGCCAAGCAGGGTGTGGTGACACGGGTGATTCGCATCGCGGTCAACAACCTGGCCGGCGTGCCCTCCATCGTCTACGGCGTGTTCGGACTCGGGTTTTTTGTCTACGCCCTGGGCGGCTCCATCGACCAACTCTTTTTCCCGGCGGCGCTCCCGTCGCCGACCTTCGGCACGGGCGGTATCTTCTGGGCATCGTTGACCCTGGCGCTGCTGACCTTGCCGGTGGTGATCGTGTCCACGGAAGAGGGGCTGGCGCGCATTCCGCGCTCGCTTCGTGAGGCCAGCCTGGCCCTGGGAGCCACCAAGGCAGAGACGCTTTGGAAGATCGTTCTGCCCATGTCCAGCCCGGCCATGATGACAGGTCTGATTCTGGCGATCGCGCGGGCTGCAGGAGAGGTCGCGCCGTTGATGCTGGTCGGTGTGGTGAAGTTGGCGCCGTCACTGCCGCTGGATGGCAACTTCCCCTACCTGCATCTGGATCGCAAGTTCATGCATCTGGGCTTTCACATCTACGACGTTGGTTTCCAAAGCCCGAACGTCGAAGCCGCGCGGCCGCTGGTCTACGCCACCGCGTTGTTACTAGTCCTGGTGATCGTCATACTCAATCTCGCCGCCGTTCGAATTCGCAACCGGTTGCGTGAACGTTACCGGGCTCTGGAGCACTAA
- the phoU gene encoding phosphate signaling complex protein PhoU, with protein sequence MSNADLHLSSHISKQFNAELDDIRQRVLTMGGLVEQQVSEAVRALTEADGELGQQVANRDYKVNAMEVGIDEECIRVLARRQPAATDLRLIMAVVKTITDLERIGDEAEKIGRMAASLAANPTPAGSLSPVETMGRRVSSMVHRVLDAFARLDAEDALEIAKEDRKVDSEYDAISRQCLTFMLEDPRTIRPVMDLQWAARALERIGDHASNIGEYVIYLIQGKDVRHTSLAQMEAELEARNG encoded by the coding sequence ATGAGCAACGCAGATCTGCATCTTTCCAGCCATATTTCTAAGCAGTTCAATGCCGAACTGGACGATATCCGGCAACGGGTCTTGACCATGGGCGGGCTGGTGGAGCAGCAGGTCTCGGAGGCCGTACGTGCGCTGACCGAGGCCGATGGGGAACTGGGTCAGCAGGTGGCCAATCGCGATTACAAGGTCAATGCCATGGAAGTCGGCATTGATGAGGAGTGCATTCGCGTGCTTGCGCGTCGGCAGCCGGCCGCCACGGACCTGCGCCTGATCATGGCGGTGGTCAAAACCATTACCGATCTGGAGCGGATCGGCGACGAGGCCGAGAAGATCGGCCGTATGGCAGCCAGCCTGGCAGCCAACCCCACGCCGGCGGGTTCGCTGTCTCCGGTGGAGACCATGGGGCGGCGGGTGTCCAGCATGGTGCACCGCGTACTCGATGCCTTCGCCCGTCTGGATGCGGAGGATGCCCTGGAGATCGCCAAGGAAGATCGCAAGGTCGACTCCGAGTATGACGCGATCTCCCGCCAGTGTCTGACCTTCATGCTGGAAGATCCACGCACCATCCGGCCGGTGATGGACTTGCAGTGGGCCGCCCGTGCACTTGAACGCATTGGCGACCATGCCAGCAATATCGGCGAGTACGTGATCTATCTGATTCAGGGCAAGGATGTGCGCCATACCAGCCTGGCTCAGATGGAAGCCGAGTTGGAAGCCCGGAACGGCTAG
- the mrcB gene encoding penicillin-binding protein 1B, giving the protein MRQRLLVAGLVVLCLAASALALYTMRLDVELRARFDGVRWALPAQIYAAPLELYAGKRLTPQDVVHELRRLGYRSRADAQRAGTYAVVGDRIRIASRGFQFWDGAEPERLVDISFGDGGIRAIQTAAGGSVPIMRLDPMLIGSIFPKHGEDRVLVRLDDVPPLLVQTLIAVEDGDFYRHYGIDWSGIARAAWANLQAGGVVQGGSTITQQLIKNFFLSSERTWVRKAKEALMAILLEIHYSKDEIFEAYLNEVYLGQDGPRAVHGFGLASGFYFGKPLGELLPEEIALMVGLVKGPSYYNPRRNPERSLARRNLVLDRMAADGLISAEESEAAKAAGLGVRPRGDRGTSQYPAYVDLVRRQLQAQYREEDLTSEGLRIFTAFDPRVQAAAERAVLAGLDAIEQGRGIESGSLEAAAVVTSVETGEILALVGGRQAGYAGFNRALDAKRPIGSLAKPLVYLAALSHPASYRLTTLLPDAPVRLDMPNGSVWMPENYDRELHGDVPLFEALSKSYNLATVQLALQVGMEDVARQYVLLGDDHKPAPLPSLALGAVERSPLEVAQLYNSLGAGGFVTPLQAIRDVQDRDGQPLERFARRLRGGPDVDAVGLVQWAMNRVMIDGTARSAQRYLRSTTLAGKTGTTDELRDSWFAGFGGDVQATVWVGRDDNKPAQLTGASGALQLWSRMMAALDPRPVDLFATGQAEPIWVVPQQDALADTQCEDRLLVPYLPGSAPDTWASCAAAAEPDTGFWERLFGP; this is encoded by the coding sequence ATGCGCCAACGATTGCTTGTCGCCGGGCTGGTTGTGCTGTGCCTGGCAGCGTCCGCACTGGCGCTCTACACCATGCGACTGGACGTGGAGTTGCGTGCGCGCTTCGACGGCGTGCGTTGGGCGCTTCCGGCCCAGATCTACGCGGCTCCGCTGGAACTCTACGCGGGCAAACGTTTGACGCCGCAGGATGTCGTGCACGAGTTGCGGCGTCTGGGCTACCGAAGCCGCGCCGACGCGCAACGCGCCGGTACCTACGCCGTGGTCGGCGACCGCATCCGTATCGCCTCCAGAGGATTCCAGTTCTGGGATGGGGCGGAGCCCGAACGATTGGTGGACATCAGCTTCGGTGACGGCGGCATCCGCGCGATCCAGACTGCTGCGGGTGGATCCGTGCCGATCATGCGGCTGGACCCCATGCTCATCGGCAGCATCTTCCCCAAGCACGGAGAAGATCGGGTGTTGGTCCGGCTGGATGATGTGCCGCCGCTGTTGGTGCAAACCCTGATTGCGGTCGAGGACGGTGACTTCTACCGCCATTACGGCATCGATTGGAGCGGCATCGCCCGCGCAGCATGGGCCAACCTGCAGGCCGGCGGTGTGGTGCAGGGCGGGAGCACGATCACCCAGCAGCTCATCAAGAATTTTTTCCTCAGCAGCGAGCGCACCTGGGTGCGCAAGGCCAAAGAAGCCCTAATGGCCATTCTGTTGGAGATCCACTACAGCAAGGACGAGATTTTCGAGGCCTATTTGAACGAGGTGTACCTCGGTCAGGATGGGCCGCGTGCAGTTCATGGCTTTGGCCTCGCCAGCGGCTTTTATTTTGGCAAGCCGCTAGGAGAGCTGCTGCCTGAGGAAATCGCGCTGATGGTGGGTCTGGTCAAGGGCCCTTCGTACTACAACCCGCGTCGGAACCCCGAGCGTTCGCTGGCCCGGCGCAATCTGGTCCTCGACCGCATGGCCGCTGATGGTTTGATTTCGGCCGAGGAGTCCGAGGCTGCCAAGGCAGCCGGTCTGGGGGTGCGGCCACGTGGCGACCGTGGAACCTCACAGTATCCCGCTTACGTTGATCTGGTGCGTCGCCAGCTCCAGGCGCAGTACCGCGAAGAAGACCTGACGAGCGAGGGGCTGCGCATCTTCACGGCCTTTGACCCGCGGGTGCAGGCTGCGGCAGAGCGGGCCGTGCTTGCCGGGCTGGATGCCATCGAGCAGGGGCGGGGGATCGAATCCGGTTCGCTGGAGGCGGCCGCGGTCGTGACCTCGGTGGAAACAGGCGAGATTCTGGCGCTGGTGGGTGGTCGCCAGGCCGGGTATGCCGGTTTCAACCGCGCCCTGGACGCCAAGCGTCCGATCGGGTCTCTGGCCAAGCCGTTGGTTTATTTAGCCGCTTTATCGCACCCGGCGTCGTACCGCCTGACCACGCTGCTGCCCGACGCGCCGGTGCGACTGGACATGCCCAACGGCAGTGTCTGGATGCCTGAGAATTACGACCGGGAGCTACACGGCGACGTCCCGCTGTTCGAGGCCTTGTCCAAGAGCTACAACCTCGCCACCGTGCAGCTGGCGCTGCAAGTGGGCATGGAGGATGTGGCGCGTCAGTACGTGTTGCTGGGGGATGATCACAAGCCCGCCCCCCTGCCGTCGCTGGCGCTGGGTGCGGTGGAACGGTCCCCCCTGGAGGTCGCCCAGCTGTACAACTCGCTGGGCGCCGGCGGGTTCGTCACACCGCTGCAGGCGATTCGAGACGTACAGGACCGGGACGGTCAGCCGCTGGAGCGGTTCGCACGGCGTCTGCGTGGCGGGCCGGATGTCGATGCCGTAGGGCTCGTGCAGTGGGCAATGAATCGGGTGATGATTGATGGCACGGCGCGCAGCGCCCAGCGGTACCTACGGTCCACGACGCTGGCCGGCAAGACCGGTACCACGGATGAATTAAGGGATAGCTGGTTTGCCGGCTTTGGTGGGGATGTCCAGGCCACGGTCTGGGTGGGGCGTGATGACAACAAGCCGGCGCAACTCACCGGCGCATCAGGCGCCCTGCAGCTGTGGTCGCGGATGATGGCGGCACTGGACCCGCGGCCGGTGGACTTGTTTGCCACGGGCCAAGCCGAACCGATCTGGGTGGTGCC